ATTGAAGAATACTATGCAGGTTTACTGGATGTAGGATATGAAGAAAAGCCTCTTTAAAAAGGGAGCGTACATCTACATAGAAGGTGATGAAGACGCTGATACCGTGTATATTGTTGATAAAGGTGTGGTGCAGTTAGATCGCTATAATAAAAATGCTCCAATATATAAAAATATACTCAAAGATGGTGAATTCTTTGGCGTTATAGCTTCGCTGTGCAATAAACCCCGCATGGAATCAGCAATTGCGCGTGCGGACAGTGTTGTGACTACCTTCACAAAACAGGAATTCATAAATCTTTTATCAAAAAAACCCCAGATAGCCATTAAGGTGTTAAACTATTTTTCCAATGAACTTCGTGCCTATAATGAGATGATGATTGCCTTGAAGGACCGTGGTGTTGAGCTTGAAACACCTGAGGAAGCGCTGTACAATCACATACGCTATTTCTATAATAATGGCAGCAATAATTATGCATATTACTGTTGTAAGCGCTATTTAGAGCTGTATCCTCATGGCCTTTTTGCTGGTGTAGTCACTACAATGCTTGAAAGCATTAAAGACAAAGTAAAGGGGGCGATAGTTCCGGTGATTCAGGCACCGTACAAAGTATACTCTGACCAGCAGATGATCTTCTGTGAGGATGAACCTGGAAATGAAATGTATATTATTAAAGAGGGCAAAGTAAAAATTGTTAAACTGTCCAGTGAAAGTGAGATTATACTGTCGGTATTGAAAGATGGCGATGTGTTTGGCGAAATGGCGCTGATTTCTGACAAGCCGCGAAATGCTGCAGCCATAAGTTGGGGTAAAACAGTATTGCTTCCTATCAAGAAAGAATCGCTGGTGGCAGTTATGGAACAGATGCCTGCCATCACCCAGCTCATTTTTAAGGAACTATCGCACCGTATATGGTTTACCTATATTCAACTTGAGTCACAGCTGTATGACAAGCCAATTACCCGTATTTATGCCTTGCTTGAAAATAAGCTTGTTGAAAAAGGTGTATCACTGAAAAGCAATGAACCTGTTAAGCTTAACTTTGGCATTGATGAACTTTTCAAAATGTTAGGGTATGTGGCATCAAGAATGGGGAAAACAACAAATATTCTTTTGTCTGACTCAAATTTGCAGTTTAACGTTGGTGAAACTATAGTTGAAAAACCAAGCCAGCTTACTGCAAAAGCCAAGTATTTCAAATCGCGTGACCATATGGCAATAGTAGAAGGCGAAGAAGACGAAAAGAAGGAAGCATCGCAAAAAGAAGTAACAATTGTTGAAGAGGAAAAGGAAGAAACAAAAGAACAGGTTGAAGAGATTATGACTGCAACCGTAACATCAGATGAGGCTGATACATTCCTGCAATATGATGAGAAGACACAAGAGCCTGCAACACAACCCCAGGAAGAGTTGCATACCATATCTGAAGAGATAGAAATATAAATATAAATATTTTTACATTGACTTTTTATTTATTTTATAGGTTATGTAAACAAAGGGAACTTCTAAAACTATTTTTTTAGGATGTTCCCGTGTGGGCACTATATAATAAAGTTGCTTTCTTTTATATGAATTATTTTGGAAGAGAGCATTTTTTAGAGGTGCCCATAATAAATATCTTAGAGGACATTTGTTTGGGATCATTACTCATTATGTGCTGCATTATAATAGATAATGCTTTAAAAGAAAGGGTTTCCATTTCCGGAAAGCTTAATGCAGATATACACTATATATACTCTCCCTACGATGAACTGCCGGGAATATTACATTCCTTACATGCTGCCCCCGAAAGTTGTCATGCTATATTGTGTATTGTTACATCAGAAGCCTATGAAGAAGTAAAATCAATAGTTGACAGTGTTGATACGCCGGCAAACCATTTTTATGTGGGCTATGTATGTGTTGGCAATACCTTTCATTTAAACATGATGCATGATGTACTTGCCCTGTATAATGAAGGTATCAATGCAAATGAATTTGAATTTATTGTGCGTAAGGCAAAATTTATTGCTCAGCAACATTTTGAATTTAAAAATTTAAGC
This window of the Spirochaetota bacterium genome carries:
- a CDS encoding cyclic nucleotide-binding domain-containing protein — protein: MKKSLFKKGAYIYIEGDEDADTVYIVDKGVVQLDRYNKNAPIYKNILKDGEFFGVIASLCNKPRMESAIARADSVVTTFTKQEFINLLSKKPQIAIKVLNYFSNELRAYNEMMIALKDRGVELETPEEALYNHIRYFYNNGSNNYAYYCCKRYLELYPHGLFAGVVTTMLESIKDKVKGAIVPVIQAPYKVYSDQQMIFCEDEPGNEMYIIKEGKVKIVKLSSESEIILSVLKDGDVFGEMALISDKPRNAAAISWGKTVLLPIKKESLVAVMEQMPAITQLIFKELSHRIWFTYIQLESQLYDKPITRIYALLENKLVEKGVSLKSNEPVKLNFGIDELFKMLGYVASRMGKTTNILLSDSNLQFNVGETIVEKPSQLTAKAKYFKSRDHMAIVEGEEDEKKEASQKEVTIVEEEKEETKEQVEEIMTATVTSDEADTFLQYDEKTQEPATQPQEELHTISEEIEI